In Ruminiclostridium papyrosolvens DSM 2782, the following proteins share a genomic window:
- a CDS encoding cellulase family glycosylhydrolase, with protein sequence MKKTTAFLLCFLMIFTALLPLQNANAYDASLIPNLQIQQKNVPGNDAMNFVKKLRLGWNLGNTFDANNGTNITNELDYETSWSGIKTTKQMIDTIKQKGFNTVRIPVSWFPHLSGSDYKISDVWMNRVQEVVNYCIDNKMYVILNTHHDIDKAKGYFPSSQYLTSSKKFITSVWAQVAAKFANYDEHLIFEGMNEPRLVGHANEWWPDLKNSDVLDSINCINQLNQDFVNTVRATGGKNASRYLMCPGYVASPDGATNDYFKMPNDISSNNNKLIVSVHAYCPWVFAGQSMSSGGVSTWNINDSKDQSEVTWFMDNIYNKYTSRGIPVIIGECGAVDKNNLKTRVEYMSYYVAQAKARGILCVLWDNNNFSGTGELFGFLDRRNCQFKFPEIMDGMVKYAFEAQNDPDPVIVYGDINNDGYVDSLDFAGLKKYLLNADHAYVKNLDVNLDNEVNAFDLVVLKKYLLGMVTILPSN encoded by the coding sequence ATGAAAAAAACAACAGCCTTTTTATTATGTTTTCTAATGATTTTTACAGCATTATTGCCACTGCAAAATGCTAATGCTTATGATGCTTCACTTATCCCGAATCTTCAGATTCAGCAAAAGAACGTTCCCGGTAATGATGCAATGAATTTTGTAAAGAAATTAAGGCTTGGATGGAATCTGGGTAATACATTTGATGCAAATAACGGTACAAATATTACTAATGAATTGGATTATGAAACATCCTGGAGCGGTATCAAAACAACTAAGCAGATGATTGATACCATAAAGCAAAAAGGATTCAATACAGTTCGTATTCCTGTATCCTGGTTTCCACACTTAAGTGGCTCAGATTACAAAATCAGTGATGTGTGGATGAATCGTGTTCAAGAAGTAGTAAATTATTGTATAGATAATAAAATGTATGTCATTTTAAACACACATCATGACATTGACAAAGCAAAAGGTTATTTCCCAAGTAGTCAATATTTGACAAGCTCTAAGAAATTTATAACCAGTGTATGGGCACAGGTTGCTGCTAAGTTTGCAAACTATGATGAGCATCTTATTTTTGAAGGAATGAACGAGCCTCGTCTTGTAGGACATGCTAATGAGTGGTGGCCTGATTTAAAAAATTCCGATGTACTTGATTCTATTAATTGTATTAATCAACTTAATCAGGATTTTGTTAATACAGTACGTGCAACAGGTGGAAAAAATGCAAGCAGATATTTAATGTGTCCGGGATATGTTGCATCTCCTGATGGAGCAACAAATGATTACTTTAAAATGCCAAATGATATTTCAAGTAATAATAATAAATTAATTGTATCCGTACATGCATACTGTCCTTGGGTTTTTGCAGGACAGTCAATGTCCAGTGGAGGAGTAAGTACTTGGAATATAAATGATTCAAAAGATCAAAGTGAAGTTACTTGGTTTATGGATAATATTTATAATAAATATACAAGCAGGGGCATTCCTGTAATAATCGGTGAATGTGGAGCAGTAGACAAGAACAATCTGAAGACAAGAGTAGAATATATGTCCTATTATGTTGCACAAGCCAAAGCACGTGGTATATTATGCGTATTGTGGGATAACAATAATTTCTCAGGTACCGGTGAATTATTTGGTTTCTTAGATAGAAGAAACTGTCAGTTCAAGTTCCCTGAAATCATGGATGGAATGGTGAAATATGCTTTTGAAGCACAGAATGATCCTGACCCTGTAATTGTATATGGAGATATTAACAACGATGGATATGTTGACTCACTTGATTTTGCAGGCTTAAAGAAATATCTTTTGAATGCTGACCATGCTTATGTAAAGAATTTGGATGTTAATCTCGACAATGAAGTAAATGCATTTGACCTTGTAGTTTTGAAAAAATATCTCCTTGGTATGGTAACCATACTTCCAAGCAACTAA
- the metG gene encoding methionine--tRNA ligase, with protein sequence MSKKPYYLTTAIAYTSSKPHIGNTFEIVLADSFARFKRMQGYDVRFQTGTDEHGQKIELKAKEVGISPKEYVDNFAVEIKRICDLMNTTYDKFIRTTDEYHEKQVQKIFKKLYEQGDIYKGHYEGMYCTPCEAFFTPSQLVDGKCPDCGRECHPAKEEAYFLKLSKYADRLIQHINEHPEFIQPESRKNEMMNNFLLPGLQDLCVSRTSFKWGIPVDFDDKHVVYVWLDALSNYITGLGFDVDGNNDEKFNKYWPADMHLIGKDILRFHTIYWPIMLMAMEVPLPKQVFGHPWLLMGNGKMSKSKGNVIYADELVDIFGVDAVRYYVLHEMPFDNDGVISWELITERINSDLANVLGNLVNRVIAMSNKYFSGVVNNSNVREEIDNELIELTLKTPETVVEKMDKLRVADALSEIFSLFKRCNKYIDETMPWILAKDEDKKPRLETVLYNLVESIVTGASLLEAFMPETAQKIVAQLNTSIRSLEDMKVYGQYKSGAKVTETPEILFLRLDIKDILEKVGQKDEPETTSPTVAEEKKENVIEVAAKEEISYDDFTKMQFQVGEIVECAEVPKSKKLLCSQVKVGGQIRQIVSGIKKHYTPEQMVGKKVMVLVNLKPVKLAGVLSEGMLLCAEDENGELALMVPEKPMPAGAEIR encoded by the coding sequence ATGTCAAAAAAACCTTATTATTTGACTACGGCTATTGCATACACATCCAGTAAACCTCACATAGGTAATACTTTTGAAATAGTATTGGCTGATAGCTTTGCAAGATTTAAAAGAATGCAGGGCTACGATGTACGTTTTCAGACCGGGACTGATGAGCATGGCCAGAAAATAGAACTGAAGGCCAAGGAAGTCGGTATCAGCCCGAAAGAATACGTTGATAATTTTGCTGTAGAAATAAAGCGAATTTGTGACTTAATGAATACAACATATGATAAATTCATACGTACAACTGACGAATATCATGAAAAGCAGGTTCAGAAGATTTTCAAAAAGCTATATGAACAGGGGGATATTTATAAGGGACACTATGAAGGAATGTACTGTACACCCTGCGAAGCATTTTTTACGCCTTCACAGTTAGTAGACGGTAAATGTCCCGACTGCGGAAGAGAATGTCATCCTGCTAAAGAGGAAGCATACTTCCTAAAGCTAAGTAAATATGCGGACCGTTTGATTCAGCACATTAATGAACATCCTGAATTTATTCAGCCTGAGTCCAGAAAAAATGAAATGATGAACAATTTTCTGCTGCCGGGACTACAGGACTTGTGTGTGTCAAGAACCTCCTTCAAATGGGGAATTCCTGTAGATTTTGATGACAAGCATGTTGTATATGTGTGGCTTGATGCACTGAGCAACTATATTACAGGTCTGGGCTTTGATGTTGACGGAAATAATGATGAAAAATTTAATAAATACTGGCCTGCCGATATGCACCTGATAGGCAAGGATATTTTAAGGTTCCATACAATATATTGGCCGATTATGCTTATGGCAATGGAGGTACCGCTTCCTAAGCAAGTATTTGGACATCCGTGGCTGTTGATGGGTAACGGTAAAATGAGCAAATCCAAGGGAAATGTAATATATGCAGATGAACTGGTTGACATTTTCGGAGTAGATGCAGTCAGATACTATGTTCTTCATGAAATGCCCTTTGATAATGATGGTGTAATTTCCTGGGAATTGATTACTGAACGTATAAATTCGGACTTGGCAAATGTGCTGGGAAATCTGGTTAACAGAGTAATTGCTATGAGCAACAAGTATTTTTCAGGTGTTGTAAATAATTCAAATGTCAGGGAAGAAATCGACAATGAACTCATTGAGTTAACTCTGAAAACACCTGAAACAGTAGTTGAAAAAATGGATAAATTGAGAGTTGCAGATGCACTTTCAGAGATTTTTTCATTATTCAAACGTTGCAATAAGTATATTGATGAAACAATGCCTTGGATACTTGCAAAGGATGAAGACAAAAAGCCAAGGCTGGAAACGGTATTGTACAATCTGGTAGAAAGCATTGTGACCGGAGCAAGCTTATTGGAAGCATTCATGCCTGAGACTGCACAAAAAATTGTTGCACAGTTAAATACCTCCATCAGGTCGTTAGAGGATATGAAGGTTTACGGGCAGTACAAATCAGGAGCGAAAGTCACTGAAACACCAGAAATCCTGTTTTTGAGATTGGATATAAAGGACATATTGGAGAAAGTGGGGCAAAAAGACGAGCCTGAAACAACTTCACCAACTGTTGCAGAGGAAAAGAAGGAAAATGTTATTGAAGTGGCTGCAAAGGAAGAAATCTCATATGATGATTTTACAAAAATGCAGTTTCAGGTTGGCGAAATTGTGGAATGTGCAGAGGTTCCAAAATCCAAGAAGTTGTTGTGCTCACAGGTAAAAGTAGGCGGGCAGATTAGGCAGATTGTTTCAGGTATAAAGAAGCATTATACGCCGGAACAAATGGTTGGCAAAAAGGTAATGGTGTTGGTAAATCTCAAGCCTGTAAAACTGGCAGGAGTTTTGTCCGAGGGTATGCTACTATGTGCAGAGGATGAAAATGGAGAACTTGCACTTATGGTACCTGAAAAACCGATGCCGGCAGGTGCGGAAATAAGATAA
- a CDS encoding endo-1,4-beta-xylanase gives MDIEYYKKYEHRMGTRKLKLIGQNGKPVANTVVSIRQTKHQFLFGCAEFSSIPFANNELNQEENERAKWIFKKFFDLFNYVTLPFYWSNFENVRGQPDTERLKKTAQWFKENGCTIKGHPLCWHTLAPSWLLDMTNAKILELQLERIRREMKNFTGLIDIWDVVNEAVIMPIFNKYDNGITRICKSMGRICAVQEMFSAAKESNPGAFLMINDFVYTGIDAYEILIEGCLEAGVSIDAIGIQSHMHQGYWGVERTCEVLERFSCFMLPIHFTESTLVSGHTMPRGIEDFNDYVIDKWPSTPEGEERQAKEAALHYKTLFSHPLVESITWWDFVDGQWLGAPTGFVSQDNRLKPIYDELHKLIKKQWWTGAFNAVTDKNGEVTVSGFFGDYEAIAVGMKGNFKLDRGEESKEIKVALI, from the coding sequence ATGGATATTGAATACTATAAGAAATACGAACATCGTATGGGTACGAGAAAATTAAAGTTGATTGGACAAAATGGAAAACCCGTTGCAAATACAGTGGTTTCAATCAGACAGACAAAGCACCAATTTCTTTTTGGATGTGCGGAATTCAGCTCCATACCCTTTGCCAATAATGAGCTTAATCAGGAGGAAAATGAAAGAGCCAAATGGATATTTAAAAAATTTTTCGACCTGTTCAATTATGTGACGCTGCCATTCTATTGGAGTAACTTTGAAAATGTAAGAGGTCAACCGGATACCGAAAGATTGAAGAAAACCGCCCAATGGTTTAAGGAAAACGGCTGTACAATAAAGGGACATCCCTTGTGCTGGCACACTTTGGCCCCGTCTTGGCTCCTTGACATGACAAATGCTAAAATCCTTGAATTGCAGCTTGAACGTATCCGGCGTGAAATGAAAAATTTTACCGGATTAATAGATATTTGGGATGTAGTTAATGAAGCGGTTATTATGCCAATATTTAATAAATACGATAACGGAATAACCAGAATTTGCAAAAGCATGGGGCGGATTTGTGCCGTACAGGAGATGTTTTCTGCCGCAAAGGAATCGAACCCGGGTGCTTTTCTGATGATTAATGATTTTGTTTATACAGGCATTGATGCTTATGAAATATTAATTGAGGGCTGCCTTGAAGCAGGAGTCTCCATTGATGCCATAGGAATTCAATCACATATGCATCAGGGGTACTGGGGAGTTGAAAGAACCTGTGAGGTTCTGGAGAGATTTTCATGTTTTATGCTTCCAATTCACTTTACAGAGTCCACCTTGGTATCAGGACATACCATGCCACGAGGAATAGAAGATTTTAATGATTATGTTATTGATAAATGGCCTTCCACCCCGGAAGGAGAAGAACGTCAGGCAAAAGAGGCAGCCTTGCATTATAAGACACTGTTTTCTCATCCTCTTGTAGAATCAATAACCTGGTGGGACTTTGTAGACGGACAATGGCTTGGTGCACCAACAGGTTTTGTGTCACAGGACAATAGGCTGAAACCCATATATGATGAGTTACATAAACTTATCAAGAAGCAATGGTGGACGGGGGCGTTTAATGCAGTTACAGATAAAAATGGCGAAGTAACGGTTTCAGGCTTCTTTGGAGACTATGAAGCAATAGCAGTCGGAATGAAAGGCAATTTCAAGCTGGATAGAGGGGAAGAAAGTAAAGAAATTAAAGTTGCTTTAATATAA
- a CDS encoding 2-deoxy-scyllo-inosose synthase, with amino-acid sequence MKNAYAENSCSTFDIQFGDKSFKYYLYNDFENITERLSDLEDIDSFVILSDKNIGGIYGQDIVKRIRKNYRCELIIFECTEKTKNLTVLQEMIEKVISLKATRRTCIIGLGGGICGNMAGMVAALLFRGIKFIHIPTSLMAISDSVLSLKQAINSDYGKNLIGVFHTPEMVITSTEFLKTLPKKEIISGLCETIKNVLTILPENIERLSDILNADCSYTGGNYRYFIEMSVKAKTQVMKNDAYEKKGALILEYGHTIGHAIELAGGGIVTHGEAVGLGMLCAAEISHMLGHLPDKDIKIHRTLLEKAGAPTAIDGKINADTILSILKYDNKRGYTAVEEGTVQMVLLDRVGKTFNHSILTAVPMELVMQAINRMYMK; translated from the coding sequence ATGAAGAATGCTTATGCAGAGAATTCATGCAGTACTTTTGATATTCAGTTCGGGGACAAATCCTTTAAATACTATTTATATAACGATTTTGAGAATATTACGGAAAGACTGTCCGATTTAGAGGACATTGATTCCTTTGTAATTTTAAGTGATAAAAATATTGGAGGAATATATGGACAAGATATTGTAAAACGTATAAGGAAAAACTACAGGTGTGAATTGATTATATTTGAGTGTACAGAAAAGACCAAGAACCTGACGGTTTTGCAAGAAATGATAGAAAAGGTTATTTCATTAAAAGCAACCAGACGTACATGTATTATAGGACTTGGCGGAGGTATATGCGGAAATATGGCAGGAATGGTTGCTGCACTACTGTTTCGTGGAATAAAGTTTATACATATACCAACATCTCTTATGGCAATATCCGACTCTGTGCTGTCATTAAAACAAGCCATCAATTCAGATTACGGTAAAAATCTAATAGGTGTATTCCATACTCCCGAAATGGTAATAACAAGCACTGAATTTCTGAAAACATTACCTAAAAAAGAGATTATATCCGGTTTGTGCGAAACAATTAAGAATGTGCTTACTATTTTACCTGAAAATATAGAGCGGCTGTCAGATATACTTAATGCGGATTGCAGCTATACCGGGGGAAATTACCGTTATTTTATTGAAATGTCCGTAAAAGCCAAAACACAGGTTATGAAAAATGATGCCTATGAAAAAAAAGGTGCGTTGATATTGGAATATGGCCATACAATCGGACATGCCATAGAGCTGGCAGGTGGGGGGATTGTAACTCATGGAGAAGCGGTGGGCTTGGGAATGCTGTGTGCAGCTGAAATATCCCATATGCTGGGACATCTGCCGGACAAAGATATTAAAATACACAGAACACTACTGGAAAAGGCAGGAGCCCCCACAGCCATAGACGGAAAAATAAATGCTGACACCATCTTATCCATATTGAAATATGACAACAAGAGGGGATATACCGCCGTTGAGGAAGGAACTGTCCAAATGGTGCTTTTGGACAGGGTTGGCAAAACCTTTAATCACAGCATACTTACGGCTGTTCCCATGGAATTGGTTATGCAAGCAATAAACAGGATGTACATGAAATAG
- a CDS encoding ABC transporter ATP-binding protein, which yields MNKVFSNLSWVLSKIEKIKIKIAIIILLSLAFAFITLSEVFVLQSIINSVLDNQLHTTVVLALSLAGILIAKGIFPSIMEYFGLKLLQIPLVDNLTKMVLSAVYAMPLGKLKETSNATYVDVLTQDIQAIGSGIKQKTQSISFVVQMLVLMFLLGRISIYILLITVVLGGLYLLIGKIFTEKFLVAMDDYFVDVTLIHKVTEEGVAATREVLAYNRAKWEKDRRIRVFDRYYVKAKKLKNMENLQFLTTNIIKWTLMVFFLLYGGYLVINSSMSIAVYVAIYRYCDLFLNSAEVVYNEATDLSKIVAKISRVQKLTYDTEKPESCANIGKIKTIEFCNVSFKYDDNSKEEVLRDVSFKIEGKKKIAIVGPSGGGKSTIIKLLLSIIKPTGGTIKVNGIDLSTIDSDEWIGKKTAICFQDTFLFADTIRNNILFGYDTADEKIVEVCKKVCFYDFIKKQEAGLSTEIGDRGITLSGGERQRLALARLFTKDVDIYILDEATSAIDISTEEILQQNINDIVYDKGGIMFVVAHRLSTIKDADEIIVVKDGYIAERGDHDTLLNNNGLYKQLIDEQKVAV from the coding sequence ATGAATAAAGTATTTTCCAACTTGTCCTGGGTGCTGTCTAAAATAGAAAAAATAAAAATAAAGATAGCAATTATTATTCTTTTGTCTTTGGCATTTGCTTTTATTACATTAAGTGAAGTTTTTGTACTGCAATCCATTATTAACAGCGTTCTGGATAATCAGCTGCATACAACTGTAGTATTAGCTTTAAGTTTGGCAGGAATACTCATTGCAAAAGGTATTTTTCCTTCGATTATGGAATATTTCGGACTCAAACTGTTACAAATCCCACTTGTAGACAATTTAACCAAAATGGTTTTATCAGCTGTATATGCTATGCCGTTAGGTAAACTAAAAGAGACCTCAAATGCCACATATGTGGATGTGCTTACACAAGACATACAGGCTATCGGTTCAGGCATAAAGCAAAAAACCCAGAGTATAAGTTTTGTTGTTCAAATGCTGGTGCTCATGTTCCTACTCGGAAGAATAAGTATATACATATTGCTGATAACCGTTGTACTGGGAGGGCTATATCTGTTAATAGGTAAAATATTTACAGAGAAATTCTTAGTGGCAATGGATGACTACTTTGTAGATGTGACGCTAATACATAAAGTTACTGAAGAAGGGGTTGCTGCTACCAGAGAGGTGCTGGCGTACAATCGCGCAAAATGGGAAAAGGACAGAAGAATAAGAGTATTCGACAGGTATTATGTTAAGGCCAAGAAATTAAAAAACATGGAGAATTTACAATTCCTGACTACAAATATAATTAAATGGACCTTGATGGTGTTTTTCCTGTTATATGGAGGATATCTTGTTATAAATAGCAGTATGAGCATTGCCGTATATGTAGCAATTTACAGATACTGCGACCTTTTCCTCAACTCTGCTGAAGTAGTGTATAATGAAGCAACGGATTTATCAAAAATTGTTGCAAAAATATCAAGGGTTCAAAAACTTACTTATGATACAGAGAAACCGGAATCATGTGCAAATATAGGTAAGATAAAAACCATAGAGTTTTGCAACGTCAGCTTCAAATACGACGATAACTCAAAAGAAGAGGTCTTAAGGGATGTGAGCTTTAAGATAGAAGGTAAGAAGAAAATAGCGATAGTAGGCCCCAGCGGTGGAGGTAAATCTACAATTATCAAGCTATTGCTGTCTATCATTAAGCCAACAGGAGGGACTATAAAAGTCAACGGTATTGATTTAAGTACAATTGACAGTGACGAATGGATAGGTAAAAAGACAGCAATTTGTTTTCAGGATACATTTTTGTTCGCAGATACAATTAGAAATAATATTCTGTTTGGATATGACACAGCAGACGAAAAAATCGTGGAAGTATGCAAAAAAGTCTGCTTTTATGATTTTATTAAAAAGCAGGAGGCTGGCTTATCCACTGAAATCGGGGACAGAGGTATTACCCTGTCAGGTGGAGAAAGACAAAGACTTGCATTGGCGAGACTGTTTACAAAGGACGTTGATATTTATATTCTGGATGAAGCAACTTCAGCCATAGATATTTCAACAGAAGAAATTTTGCAGCAGAATATAAATGATATTGTGTATGACAAAGGCGGCATAATGTTTGTTGTAGCACACAGATTATCAACTATTAAGGATGCTGATGAAATCATTGTCGTAAAAGACGGATATATTGCTGAAAGGGGAGACCATGATACACTTTTAAATAATAATGGTCTGTACAAGCAATTAATTGATGAGCAGAAGGTAGCCGTGTAA